One Rickettsia canadensis str. McKiel genomic window, AGCTGCAGTATGACAGTAATGAAAAAATTTGAATATAAATATTGGATAGTTAATATGAAAACAACAATTCCGCCTCCTTTAGAGCTTACAAAAATACTGGAAATAATATATATGAAACATCCTATTCCTAAAGATCAAAATAGTAATAAATTAGTGAATGCATATACAGTTACTAGAATTATTAGAGATATTAAAGAAATTAAGGATACATCTACAGTTTCTATGACTCTGGTAACTCCTATTACTCCACATGCGCCAACTTTAGATAACAAATTTTATCATTTGGAAAGTCAAAATTATTATTTATGTTATATAAAGCATACACTTATTAGTCCTATTAAACACTTAGCAGAAGAAGCTCTAACTCTTGTACCTGTGCAAGTTCAAGATATATATGCGCAATGCCGTTAGAAAAAAGTAATATATATGCTATTCTTGAAGAAAATAGTAATAATAAATATGGAATGTATTGGATTAATAACTGAGTTTGTTTAATTATTTAGATCTTATTAAGTTAAGAATAAAGCTTATTTTATAATAAAAACTATGAATAAACCATTATTTGATAAAATTTTAATTGCTAATCGTAGTGAAATTGCTGTTAGGATAATACGTACCTTAAAAAAGATGGGTATAAAGTCTGTTGCAGTATATTCTGAAGCAGATACAAACTCGATATATGTGCAGCATGCGGACGAGGCTTATTATATAGGCGATTCTCCTGCAACGGAAAGTTATTTATCTATTAAAAATATTATTTCGGCGATTCGTGAAAGTGGGGCAAGTGCAGTACATCCAGGTTATGGTTTTTTATCGGAAAATCCGAATTTTGCCAATATTCTTAAAAGAGAAGGGGTAGTTTTAATAGGTCCTAGTGCTACAACCATTAAGAAAATGGGTGATAAAATCGAAGCAAAGAAAATTGCGATAGAGGCAGGCGTTAGTACCGTTCCCGGTTATATGGGAACTATAAAAGATGTTAAACAGGCAGTAGATATTGCCAAAGAAATAGGTTTCCCGATAATAGTAAAAGCGGCTGCCGGTGGAGGTGGGCGTGGTATGAGAGTGGTGAATAATCCTGCTGAAATGGCAAATGCTTTTGAGTCGGCAAAACTTGAAGCAGCCAATAGTTTTAGTGATGATAGATTATTTATTGAGAAGTTAATTCAAACTCCCCGTCATATTGAAATTCAGTTACTTGCTGATCAATACGGTAATAGTGTATGTCTTGGAGAGCGTGAATGTTCAATACAGCGTCACCATCAAAAAGTAATCGAAGAAGCACCAAGTTCTTTTATTACTGAAGATGTAAGACAAGAAATGTATAAACAGGTGATATCTTTATCTCAAAAAGTTGGATATTATTCTGCAGGTACTGTTGAGTTCATAGTAGATAGCAATAAAAATTTCTATTTTTTAGAAATGAATACTAGGTTGCAAGTGGAACATCCTGTTACTGAGCTAATTACCGGTATAGATATTGTTGAAGAAATGATAAAAATTGCTGCCGGTGCAAAATTATCTTTTACGCAAGATGATGTAAAATTAAAAGGTTGGGCATTTGAATCACGAATTTGTGCTGAAAATCCAAGCCGAGGTTTCTTACCTTCTAGCGGTAGAATTATAGCTTACTCTGAACCTGCAAAGAGTCCTAATATCCGTATAGATACAGGGATCGGGCTTGGCGGTGAAGTAAGTATGTTTTATGATTCGATGATTGCAAAATTATGTACTTACGGTGAAACAAGAGAGCAAGCAATTGAGGTAATGCGTTCTGCTTTGAGTTCTTATATAATTAACGGTATTGCTCATAATATCAGTTTCTTAGAAGCAGTAATGCTACATCCGCGTTTTGTTAGCGGTGATATTTCTACTGCCTTTATTCAAGAAGAATATCCTGACGGTTTTTCAGGAGCTAGTCTAACCTCAGAAGTAACAACCGTATTTCTAGCAACAGCTATTTTCATTTATATATCGGAACAAAGACGTGCTTCTTTAATTTCTGGCAATATTAATAATCAAGCTAATAAAATAGGTACTAGATGGGTAGTAACTATCGATGATAAACTATTCCCTGTATTAATTACACCTGTTGAAAACGGCTATAATATACGTCATGAAAGCGACCGAATATATATTCGTAGTAACTGGAATTTAGGTAATGAACTTTTTACAGCTATAATTAACGGTAAAAAGACAAATGTGAAAATTGAGAATATCAGAACCGGTTATTTATTATCACATGCCGGTATTAGTGTAAAAGCATTTGTGCGATCTCCGCGTATATCGGAACTTGAAGCTTTGATGGTCTCAAAAGTAGTAGTAGAAGAAAATACTGAATTACAAGCTCCTCTAAGCGGTCAGATTGTATCGATAAAAGTTATGGAAGGGCAGCAAGTAATAGCAGGGCAAGAAATTATGGTTTTAACTGCTATGAAAATGGAAAACCTGATTCTTGCCGAAAGAGACGGGAAAATAGCTAAAATTTATGTTAATGAAAAGGATAATGTTGTAAGAGGACAGATATTGTTGGAATTTGCTTGATATACTCATTTAATTTAAAAAATTGTTACAGTATATTTTAGAAAGCTCGATATAAGCGAATTTTCGAGGATTTGCCTTTGCTCACGTGGTATCTAAGCTCTACAAATTCATATTTAAATTCATCGTGTTTGGCACTTTCTGAAATATGCTGCATATTGTTTTTTGCTTATAATCTATATGCTGAGGCTATAAGCTTCAAAGTGTCTTGTTCTTTTTAAGTTAAACTTAGTCTATCTACTATTCATTTATTCAGCATATATCCAAGTCAAAATTTAAAATATTTTGTTTACCTTATTATATGCCTCTAATAGCTTCTATAAATTCTTCTTGATTAAGGTGACACTGTCCTAAATAATATTGTGCTTCTTGATAATAATTAGAGCGGTTTTATATTTATCTAAATTGTAAAAAGAACTACCGTAATAAAATACAGCATTTTGATAGAGCGAGTGGTTATTAAGGATCTGACTATAATATTTTATTAGTTTCTATAAATTTTTCTTGTTGAAAGTAACACTCTCCTATATTAAACAGTGCATAAGGATAAGAGATATACTATTTTTATCTATTTTTTGCTATAAGCTTCTTTCTATAGCTTCTTTTCTACCGTAAAATAATGATTTTCTTCCATAAATGTAGATTAAGATATATTCTCTCTATATTTTAAGATTTGTAAAAAGTATATTTTAGCATGAAATGTGATAACCATGGTTCATGGTAATATATTGGTTACAAGTTGTAAGTTTTGTTGCTAGGCTGCATATGTCATTCTTAGCTAAAGGCAGGAATCTAAGTTTTTCTAGTGCCGTATTACAGCTTGACCACGGGCACGGTGTGACAATAAAGGTTATTTCCTACCTATGCTGGAATGACATAGCTACTGTACGAAAGCCTAGCAACAAAGCATTCAGTCACTGAAATGATGATATGTTAGCTAGAGCGACATTAAGTTAACTATTAAACTCAGAATCACATATCTTAACTTTACTGCCTCAAGAAGTTCCATCCAGCTCACTTAAGGCCCTCAAGAGAAAAAGTACGAAATATACCTTAAATTTACCTTTTATATGCAGTTCTTCCAAAACAGCAGCGAATCTTAGTAGATTAGAACCGAAATAACTAGTATTAACATAACCGGCTTTTTCATCAATAAAATACTTTACTAAAGTTAAACTTTGGTTTTGTATTGCTTGTATTACATTAATGTTAGTGCAATTAAATCATCAGTTTGCTGATAATTTTTTTTCTGAATTGCAAATTCTAGTGCTTTGTATTTATCTACCTTTCTATGTAATATTATATTTATTAGGTTCATTTGAACTTATATGAAATGCATTACCTTCCTCAGGATGGATTTCATTAATGTATTTATCTCAATATTCTTTAGTTATTACATTTGTGGTTTCTGATTCTGTTTTAGTAGTTTTCGGCTGATTAGTTTAAATCCAAGAACCTTTTTCCCCCTTGGAGTTACGGAGGAGTGTTTCTACATAATTTACCTAATTTATAGTATACTAATATATTAACCTAAGTACATTATCAATATCTTAATTGATAGTATAATAATTTACTATCTTTTAATCTTAAGTTGTATTTTATGGTTCTCTAATTCTATTTCATTGACATAATCGGGGGTAAAGTCTTTAGCAAACTCGCTTAAAGTTTGTTCTTTAATATAATCTCCATAAATGTTGATTATTTTAGATAAATCGGACTCGCTTATTATCTCAATTAAAATCCTGTCAGTGATAGAACAATCGGCATCTTTACGAGCTTGTTGTATGAAGCGTACAATATCTCTAGCTATTCCTTCTTTTATTAATTCAGGCGTTAGCTCTAAATCAAGTATTAACAAACTGCTATTGTCTGCAAAACTTGCGGCTCCTTTAATATGTGAGTAAGGCTCTAAAACTAGCTTATATTCTTCACTCTTTAAGGTTTCGCCGCATATAGCTAAAGCACTTGCAGTAGCTTCCCACTCGCCTTTTTTAGAAGCGGCTATAATTTCTTTCATTTTATAAGGCAAACGTTTACCGAGCATAGGGAAATTAAGCGATAATTTTGTAGTTGCATAATTCTCTAGATCATCACGATAAATTATCGCCTTAACATTAATCTCGTCTTTAATTAAATCTTCAAAATCTTTAAGTTTATCATTATGTTTACTGATGATAGTTATACTAGCAAGCGGTTGTCTTACTCGTACATTTTCATTACTTCTAATAAATAGACTATTGCTGCAAATATCAAGGACAGTATCCATAGTAGCAACTAGCTCGTGATTTACCTCAAAGTTTGAGAGCTTGGGATAGTTGCATAGGTGGACTGATAAGTTGTCATTCCTGCATCCTCTTATACCATCCTGCGATTTGATTATGGGATCTTGTGCCCCAGGTTTATCTCCTGAGATACCGTAGTCAAGCTGCGGGATGACAGTATTGTGTAACCCCAAATATATTGCTTCGGAAATCATAGGCACTAGTGCCGACATCGCAATAGCCATGGTCTCTAAACATGAATATAGAGTATTATAAGCATTTTGTTTATCTGCATCTTTTTCACTTTTCCAAAACCTTGCTCGGCTTCGTCTTATATACCAATTATTTAACACTTCGAAAAATTCTGATACTTGATGATAAGCTGCTTGCGTATCAAAATTATCTAAACTTTTTTCAATTTTTTGTACGGCTATTTTAAGTTTAGATAATATATAAATATCAAGCACGTTTTCAGAAGCAAAATCAGACTTGCCTTTAAGTGAATCGGCATTAGCATACATCGTAAAGAAATGGTAGGCATTCCAAATCGGTTTGATGAATAAACGCAGTGTATCAAATACCATCTTACCATCTTTATCGATTAACAGCTCCTGACCTTTAACAACGTTTGAAGATAGCATTGTAATTCTTAAAGCATCAGAGCCGTATTTATCAAATAGCTCCAGCGGATCCGCATAGTTATTAAGACGCTTTGAAAGTTTTTGACCGGTAGTGTCTAAAATCACGCCGTGGCATATACAGTTTAAAAACGGTGGACGATCAAATAAAGCGGTAGATAGCACCATTAAAGTATAGAACCATCCGCGTGTTTGTGCCACATACTCAACTATAAAATCAGCTGGAAAATGATCCTCAAACCACTTTTTATTTTCAAAAGGGTAGTGGGCTTGCGAATAAGGCATAGAGCCACTTTCAAACCAGCAATCAAACACATCTTCTATTCTACGCATTGTTGATTTACCGGTTGGATCATCAGGATTGGCACGAGTCAGTTCATCGATAAACGGACGATGTAAATCAGTAACTTTAACGCCAAAATCTTTCTCTAATTCCTCTATAGAACCGTAAACATCTATGCGTGGATATTTTGGATCATCGGACTTCCATACAGGCAATGGGGTTCCCCAAAATCTATTACGACTTATAGACCAATCACGGGCATTTTCAAGCCACTTACCAAACACATTATCTTTAACGTGGGAAGGTATCCAGTTAATTTGCTGATTTAACTCTACTATTCTATCTTTAAAGTTTGTTACTTTTACGTACCATGATGGAACGGCCTTATATATAAGAGGTGTATCGGTACGCCAACAATGAGGATAATTATGAATATACTGCTCGGTTTTTAGCCAATTTCCTTGCTCTTTAAGTTTGATTATTATTTTGTCATTTGCATCAAATACTTGTAAGCCCTCTAAATCAGGAATTTCTTTAGTAAACTTACCGCTATTATCAACAGGACAAACTAGCTCAATGCCTTTTGATTCACAAAGTATTTGGTCATCTTCACCAAAGCCTGGAGCCATATGAACAACACCTGTGCCGTCACCCTCAACGACAAAATCGCAGGCAAATATCTTAAAGCTATTTGGATGATTCTCGAAATAGTTGAATAAAGGTTTGTATCTTAATCCTTCAAGCTCTGAGCCTTTAATAATAGTAAATTGCTCATCACCTTTTAATTCTAATTCTTTAGCATATTTAGAAACTGATGCAGCAGCGATAATATAACAAATATCATTTTTAGGGACTAATGCATAATCTATATCACTACCAACTGCAAGGGCTAGATTTGCAGGCAGTGTCCAAGGTGTTGTCGTCCAAGCAAATATACGATATTCTTTATATTCACTATGCGGTAGTTTGTCTCTTAACATGAAACTCACCGTTACTGCTTTATCGGCTCTCTCACGATAAGAATTATCAAGTCTTGTTTCAAAATGAGAAAGCGGCGTTTCGCATGCCCAAGAATAAGGCATTACCCGCATAGATTCGTACAATAACCCCTTATTATATAGCTCCTTAAATGCCCAAAGGACGGATTCCATAAAATGCGTATCCATCGTTTTATAAGAATTTTTAAAATCCACCCATCGTGCTTGACGAGTTACATATTGCTCCCACTCACCGGTATATTTCATTACCGAAGCTCTGCAATGACTATTAAACTTCTCTATACTGAAGTTAGTTATTGCAAGACGCCCTGAAATGCCAAGCTCTTGCTCTGATTGCATTTCTGCAGGAAGACCATGACAGTCCCAACCAAAACGACGCTCGACTTTTTTACCTTTTATGGTTTGGTATCTAGCATATACGTCTTTAATAAAGCCGGTAAGCAAGTGACCGTAATGTGGCAAACCGTTTGCAAAAGGCGGACCGTCATAAAAGATAAATTCGGCATCTTTTATTCTATTATCAATAGATTTTTGGAATAT contains:
- a CDS encoding acetyl/propionyl/methylcrotonyl-CoA carboxylase subunit alpha: MNKPLFDKILIANRSEIAVRIIRTLKKMGIKSVAVYSEADTNSIYVQHADEAYYIGDSPATESYLSIKNIISAIRESGASAVHPGYGFLSENPNFANILKREGVVLIGPSATTIKKMGDKIEAKKIAIEAGVSTVPGYMGTIKDVKQAVDIAKEIGFPIIVKAAAGGGGRGMRVVNNPAEMANAFESAKLEAANSFSDDRLFIEKLIQTPRHIEIQLLADQYGNSVCLGERECSIQRHHQKVIEEAPSSFITEDVRQEMYKQVISLSQKVGYYSAGTVEFIVDSNKNFYFLEMNTRLQVEHPVTELITGIDIVEEMIKIAAGAKLSFTQDDVKLKGWAFESRICAENPSRGFLPSSGRIIAYSEPAKSPNIRIDTGIGLGGEVSMFYDSMIAKLCTYGETREQAIEVMRSALSSYIINGIAHNISFLEAVMLHPRFVSGDISTAFIQEEYPDGFSGASLTSEVTTVFLATAIFIYISEQRRASLISGNINNQANKIGTRWVVTIDDKLFPVLITPVENGYNIRHESDRIYIRSNWNLGNELFTAIINGKKTNVKIENIRTGYLLSHAGISVKAFVRSPRISELEALMVSKVVVEENTELQAPLSGQIVSIKVMEGQQVIAGQEIMVLTAMKMENLILAERDGKIAKIYVNEKDNVVRGQILLEFA
- the ileS gene encoding isoleucine--tRNA ligase produces the protein MTNTKYYPEVSSNADFAAIEREILKLWQDNNIFQKSIDNRIKDAEFIFYDGPPFANGLPHYGHLLTGFIKDVYARYQTIKGKKVERRFGWDCHGLPAEMQSEQELGISGRLAITNFSIEKFNSHCRASVMKYTGEWEQYVTRQARWVDFKNSYKTMDTHFMESVLWAFKELYNKGLLYESMRVMPYSWACETPLSHFETRLDNSYRERADKAVTVSFMLRDKLPHSEYKEYRIFAWTTTPWTLPANLALAVGSDIDYALVPKNDICYIIAAASVSKYAKELELKGDEQFTIIKGSELEGLRYKPLFNYFENHPNSFKIFACDFVVEGDGTGVVHMAPGFGEDDQILCESKGIELVCPVDNSGKFTKEIPDLEGLQVFDANDKIIIKLKEQGNWLKTEQYIHNYPHCWRTDTPLIYKAVPSWYVKVTNFKDRIVELNQQINWIPSHVKDNVFGKWLENARDWSISRNRFWGTPLPVWKSDDPKYPRIDVYGSIEELEKDFGVKVTDLHRPFIDELTRANPDDPTGKSTMRRIEDVFDCWFESGSMPYSQAHYPFENKKWFEDHFPADFIVEYVAQTRGWFYTLMVLSTALFDRPPFLNCICHGVILDTTGQKLSKRLNNYADPLELFDKYGSDALRITMLSSNVVKGQELLIDKDGKMVFDTLRLFIKPIWNAYHFFTMYANADSLKGKSDFASENVLDIYILSKLKIAVQKIEKSLDNFDTQAAYHQVSEFFEVLNNWYIRRSRARFWKSEKDADKQNAYNTLYSCLETMAIAMSALVPMISEAIYLGLHNTVIPQLDYGISGDKPGAQDPIIKSQDGIRGCRNDNLSVHLCNYPKLSNFEVNHELVATMDTVLDICSNSLFIRSNENVRVRQPLASITIISKHNDKLKDFEDLIKDEINVKAIIYRDDLENYATTKLSLNFPMLGKRLPYKMKEIIAASKKGEWEATASALAICGETLKSEEYKLVLEPYSHIKGAASFADNSSLLILDLELTPELIKEGIARDIVRFIQQARKDADCSITDRILIEIISESDLSKIINIYGDYIKEQTLSEFAKDFTPDYVNEIELENHKIQLKIKR